In Saimiri boliviensis isolate mSaiBol1 chromosome 12, mSaiBol1.pri, whole genome shotgun sequence, one genomic interval encodes:
- the DCTN5 gene encoding dynactin subunit 5, with the protein MELGELLYNKSEYIETASGNKVSRQSVLCGSQNIVLNGKTIVMNDCIIRGDLANVRVGRHCVVKSRSVIRPPFKKFSKGVAFFPLHIGDHVFIEEDCVVNAAQIGSYVHVGKNCVIGRRCVLKDCCKILDNTVLPPETVVPPFTVFSGCPGLFSGELPECTQELMIDVTKSYYQKFLPLTQV; encoded by the exons ATGGAGTTGGGCGAGCTGCTTTACAACAAGTCCGAGTACATCGAGACG gcATCTGGGAACAAAGTCAGTCGCCAGTCGGTGTTGTGTGGAAGCCAGAACATCGTTCTCAATGGCAAG ACCATTGTGATGAATGACTGTATTATCCGAGGGGATCTGGCAAACGTAAGAGTTGGGCGCCATTGTGTTGTGAAAAGTCGTAGTGTCATAAGGCCACCATTCAAGAAATTCAGCAAAGG tGTTGCATTCTTTCCTTTACATATTGGGGACCATGTCTTTATTGAGGAAGATTGTGTGGTCAATGCAGCTCAGATTGGTTCCTACGTTCATGTTGGCAAGAACTGTGTGATT GGACGCCGATGTGTGTTGAAAGACTGCTGCAAAATTCTTGACAACACAGTATTACCTCCAGAAACTGTGGTCCCACCATTCACTGTCTTCTCAGGCTGCCCAG GACTCTTCTCAGGGGAGCTCCCGGAGTGCACTCAGGAGCTGATGATTGACGTCACCAAGAGCTACTACCAGAAGTTTTTGCCCCTGACACAAGTCTAG